In one Suricata suricatta isolate VVHF042 chromosome 9, meerkat_22Aug2017_6uvM2_HiC, whole genome shotgun sequence genomic region, the following are encoded:
- the RPS27L gene encoding 40S ribosomal protein S27-like isoform X1 has translation MPLARDLLHPSLEEEKKKHKKKRLVQSPNSYFMDVKCPGCYKITTVFSHAQTVVLCVGCSTVLCQPTGGKARLTEGCSFRRKQH, from the exons ATGCCT TTGGCTAGAGATTTACTCCACCCATCcttggaagaggaaaagaaaaaacataaaaagaaacggCTAGTTCAAAGCCCAAATTCCTATTTTATGGATGTAAAATGTCCAG GTTGCTACAAGATTACCACGGTTTTCAGCCATGCTCAGACAGTGGTTCTTTGTGTAGGCTGTTCAACAGTGTTGTGCCAGCCGACAGGAGGAAAGGCCAGACTCACAGAAG GGTGTTCATTTAGAAGAAAGCAACACTAA
- the RPS27L gene encoding 40S ribosomal protein S27-like isoform X2, translating into MDVKCPGCYKITTVFSHAQTVVLCVGCSTVLCQPTGGKARLTEGCSFRRKQH; encoded by the exons ATGGATGTAAAATGTCCAG GTTGCTACAAGATTACCACGGTTTTCAGCCATGCTCAGACAGTGGTTCTTTGTGTAGGCTGTTCAACAGTGTTGTGCCAGCCGACAGGAGGAAAGGCCAGACTCACAGAAG GGTGTTCATTTAGAAGAAAGCAACACTAA